A single region of the Ziziphus jujuba cultivar Dongzao chromosome 10, ASM3175591v1 genome encodes:
- the LOC107411811 gene encoding pre-mRNA-splicing factor 38 → MANRTDPTAKSIRGTNPQNLVEKIVRSKIYQNTYWKEQCFGLTAETLVDKAMELDHIGGTFGGNRKPTPFMCLVMKMLQIQPEKEIVIEFIRNDDYKYVRVLGAFYLRLTGTDTDVYQYLEPLYNDYRKLRQKLPDGRFSLTHVDEVIDELLTKDYSCDIALPRIKKRWTLESLGTLELRKSALEEDFEEEEDKEENDQLDDGMDDGAYEKDYYRGRSPARERDRDRRRESHRYRDRDYDRDYDRERGRGRERDRDRDRDRDRDRDRDRDRYRLREEKEYGRDRDWEGRERERRDRDRGRRRSHSRSRSRSRDRKDRDGDYRKRHARSSVSPRRRDGSVDNGHREEPKKKKEKKEKKNDGTDHPDPEIAEANRLRASLGLKPLK, encoded by the exons ATGGCTAATCGTACGGACCCAACGGCAAAAAGCATAAGAGGGACGAACCCTCAGAACCTTGTGGAGAAGATCGTACGGTCgaagatataccagaacacTTACTGGAAGGAGCAATGCTTCGGTTTGACCGCGGAGACCTTGGTCGACAAGGCTATGGAGCTCGACCACATTGGAGGAACCTTCGGTGGCAACCGTAAGCCTACACCATTTATGTGCCTCGTCATGAAGATGCTTCAGATCCAACCCGAGAAGGAGATCGTCATCGAATTTATCCGAAACGACGATTATAA ATATGTCCGGGTTCTTGGTGCATTTTATTTGCGTCTTACTGGGACTGATACTGATGTCTACCAATACCTGGAGCCTCTTTACAACGACTATCGGAAATTGAGGCAGAAATTACCTGATGGAC GTTTCTCCTTGACACATGTGGATGAGGTTATTGATGAACTGTTGACAAAAGATTATTCCTGTGACATTGCCTTGCCACGTATTAAAAAGAg ATGGACTCTTGAGTCACTTGGTACACTAGAACTTAGAAAAAGTGCTTTGGAAGAGGATTTTGAGGAGGAGGAAGACAAAGAGGAGAATGATCAACTAGATGATGGAATGGATGATGGGGCATATGAGaag GATTATTACCGTGGCCGAAGCCCTGCTAGGGAAAGAGACAGGGATAGAAGACGTGAGAGTCACAGATATAG ggATCGAGACTATGACAGGGACTATGACAGGGAACGAGGACGtgggagagaaagagatagGGACAGAGATCGGGATAGGGATAGGGACAGAGATAGAGACCGGGATCGATATCGCcttagagaagaaaaagaatatggCCGTGATAGGGATTGGGAAGGTAGGGAGCGGGAAAGGCGAGATAGGGATCGTGGCAGGAGGAGGAGCCATTCAAGGAGCCGGAGCAGGAGTAGGGATCGCAAGGATCGTGATGGGGATTATCGGAAGAGACATGCCCGAAGCAGCGTCAGTCCCAGGAGACGGGATGGATCTGTGGACAATGGACATCGTGAAGAgccgaagaagaaaaaggaaaagaaggagaagaagaatgaTGGAACAGATCATCCAGATCCAGAAATTGCAGAAGCTAACAGGCTTCGAGCATCACTTGGTTTGAAGCCCTTGAAGTAa